A window of Elgaria multicarinata webbii isolate HBS135686 ecotype San Diego chromosome 2, rElgMul1.1.pri, whole genome shotgun sequence contains these coding sequences:
- the STEAP3 gene encoding metalloreductase STEAP3 isoform X2, with product MPGGDMAKPLLGCPNADSDPNLASAPSSRTIGILGSGDFARSLSMRLVSSGFKVVVGSRNPKRNASLFPSAAEVIFQADAIKKSDILFVALFREHYTTLCDLSDELSGKILVDVSNNAEINHHRESNAEYLASLFPACTVVKGFNVISAWTLQSGPRDGNKQVLICCDNQEAKRAVAEIAHALGFTPADMGSLFSAREIENIPLRLLPAWKIPVFLALGLFLCFYTYNFIRQVLHPYIWDKKNKFYKIPVEVVNTTLPCVAYVMLSLVYLPGTLAAIFQLYHCTKYRRFPDWLDQWLQHRKQIGLLSFFCAALHALYSFCLPMRQSHRYLLLNEAVKQSTLGFAALVISTLHTLTYGWTRAFDENQYKFYLPPTFTLTLLVPCAVIVAKLCFCLPCLSQRLRLIRNGWERGRNIKFTCPRTSGEFSSGETSSTV from the exons ATGCCAGGAGGCGACATGGCAAAACCACTCCTGGGATGCCCAAATGCGGACAGTGACCCAAACCTTGCCtcagctcccagcagcaggacaATTGGCATTCTGGGAAGTGGTGACTTTGCACGCTCCCTCTCTATGCGCCTGGTGTCCTCAGGTTTCAAAGTGGTGGTTGGAAGCCGGAACCCAAAGCGCAACGCTAGCCTCTTCCCTTCAGCAGCTGAAGTCATATTCCAGGCAGATGCTATAAAGAAGTCAGATATTCTCTTTGTGGCGCTTTTCAGAGAACACTACACCACGCTCTGTGACCTCAGTGATGAGCTATCTGGCAAAATACTGGTGGATGTGAGCAACAATGCCGAAATAAACCATCACAGAGAATCAAACGCTGAGTACTTGGCATCActtttcccagcatgcactgtTGTCAAAGGATTTAATGTTATCTCAGCATGGACGTTGCAGTCAGGCCCGAGGGATGGGAATAAGCAG GTCCTCATTTGCTGCGACAACCAAGAAGCCAAAAGGGCTGTTGCCGAAATTGCTCACGCCCTGGGCTTCACCCCTGCGGACATGGGCTCCTTGTTCTCAGCCCGCGAGATAGAGAATATTCCCTTGCGCCTCCTCCCTGCCTGGAAGATCCCCGTCTTCTTGGCCCTGggcctcttcctctgcttctACACCTACAACTTTATCCGGCAGGTTTTGCACCCTtacatttgggacaaaaagaacaagTTCTACAAGATTCCCGTGGAGGTGGTCAACACCACGCTGCCTTGCGTCGCCTACGTCATGCTGTCCCTGGTCTACCTGCCCGGAACACTGGCGGCCATCTTCCAACTGTACCACTGCACAAAGTACAGGCGTTTCCCTGACTGGCTGGACCAGTGGCTGCAGCACAGGAAGCAGATTGGCCTGCTGAGTTTCTTCTGCGCAGCCTTGCATGCCTTGTACAGTTTCTGCCTCCCCATGCGGCAGTCCCATCGTTACCTGTTGCTCAACGAGGCTGTCAAGCAG TCCACTCTTGGCTTTGCTGCATTGGTGATCAGCACCCTTCACACCCTGACATACGGCTGGACAAGGGCCTTTGATGAAAATCAGTACAAGTTCTACCTGCCTCCCACGTTTACCCTCACCCTACTGGTTCCGTGTGCTGTAATCGTGGCTAAACTGTGCTTCTGCCTTCCGTGTCTGAGCCAAAGACTGCGGCTCATCAGGAATGGGTGGGAAAGGGGCAGGAACATCAAGTTCACCTGTCCCAGAACATCAGGAGAATTTTCAAGTGGAGAAACCAGCAGCACTGTGTAA
- the STEAP3 gene encoding metalloreductase STEAP3 isoform X3 — translation MPGGDMAKPLLGCPNADSDPNLASAPSSRTIGILGSGDFARSLSMRLVSSGFKVVVGSRNPKRNASLFPSAAEVIFQADAIKKSDILFVALFREHYTTLCDLSDELSGKILVDVSNNAEINHHRESNAEYLASLFPACTVVKGFNVISAWTLQSGPRDGNKQVLICCDNQEAKRAVAEIAHALGFTPADMGSLFSAREIENIPLRLLPAWKIPVFLALGLFLCFYTYNFIRQVLHPYIWDKKNKFYKIPVEVVNTTLPCVAYVMLSLVYLPGTLAAIFQLYHCTKYRRFPDWLDQWLQHRKQIGLLSFFCAALHALYSFCLPMRQSHRYLLLNEAVKQVEKRADAWVEEEVWRKEIYISFGIMALGLLSLLAITSLPSISNSLNWREFSFIQSTLGFAALVISTLHTLTYGWTRAFDENQYKFYLPPTFTLTLLVPCAVIVAKLCFCLPCLSQRLRLIRNGWERGRNIKFTCPRTSGEFSSGETSSTV, via the exons ATGCCAGGAGGCGACATGGCAAAACCACTCCTGGGATGCCCAAATGCGGACAGTGACCCAAACCTTGCCtcagctcccagcagcaggacaATTGGCATTCTGGGAAGTGGTGACTTTGCACGCTCCCTCTCTATGCGCCTGGTGTCCTCAGGTTTCAAAGTGGTGGTTGGAAGCCGGAACCCAAAGCGCAACGCTAGCCTCTTCCCTTCAGCAGCTGAAGTCATATTCCAGGCAGATGCTATAAAGAAGTCAGATATTCTCTTTGTGGCGCTTTTCAGAGAACACTACACCACGCTCTGTGACCTCAGTGATGAGCTATCTGGCAAAATACTGGTGGATGTGAGCAACAATGCCGAAATAAACCATCACAGAGAATCAAACGCTGAGTACTTGGCATCActtttcccagcatgcactgtTGTCAAAGGATTTAATGTTATCTCAGCATGGACGTTGCAGTCAGGCCCGAGGGATGGGAATAAGCAG GTCCTCATTTGCTGCGACAACCAAGAAGCCAAAAGGGCTGTTGCCGAAATTGCTCACGCCCTGGGCTTCACCCCTGCGGACATGGGCTCCTTGTTCTCAGCCCGCGAGATAGAGAATATTCCCTTGCGCCTCCTCCCTGCCTGGAAGATCCCCGTCTTCTTGGCCCTGggcctcttcctctgcttctACACCTACAACTTTATCCGGCAGGTTTTGCACCCTtacatttgggacaaaaagaacaagTTCTACAAGATTCCCGTGGAGGTGGTCAACACCACGCTGCCTTGCGTCGCCTACGTCATGCTGTCCCTGGTCTACCTGCCCGGAACACTGGCGGCCATCTTCCAACTGTACCACTGCACAAAGTACAGGCGTTTCCCTGACTGGCTGGACCAGTGGCTGCAGCACAGGAAGCAGATTGGCCTGCTGAGTTTCTTCTGCGCAGCCTTGCATGCCTTGTACAGTTTCTGCCTCCCCATGCGGCAGTCCCATCGTTACCTGTTGCTCAACGAGGCTGTCAAGCAG GTGGAGAAGAGGGCAGATGCCTGGGTAGAGGAGGAAGTCTGGAGGAAGGAGATTTACATCTCTTTTGGCATCATGGCCCTGGGTTTACTGTCCCTGCTTGCCATAACTTCGCTTCCTTCTATCTCCAACTCTCTCAACTGGAGGGAATTTAGTTTCATTCAG TCCACTCTTGGCTTTGCTGCATTGGTGATCAGCACCCTTCACACCCTGACATACGGCTGGACAAGGGCCTTTGATGAAAATCAGTACAAGTTCTACCTGCCTCCCACGTTTACCCTCACCCTACTGGTTCCGTGTGCTGTAATCGTGGCTAAACTGTGCTTCTGCCTTCCGTGTCTGAGCCAAAGACTGCGGCTCATCAGGAATGGGTGGGAAAGGGGCAGGAACATCAAGTTCACCTGTCCCAGAACATCAGGAGAATTTTCAAGTGGAGAAACCAGCAGCACTGTGTAA
- the STEAP3 gene encoding metalloreductase STEAP3 isoform X1, translating to MPGGDMAKPLLGCPNADSDPNLASAPSSRTIGILGSGDFARSLSMRLVSSGFKVVVGSRNPKRNASLFPSAAEVIFQADAIKKSDILFVALFREHYTTLCDLSDELSGKILVDVSNNAEINHHRESNAEYLASLFPACTVVKGFNVISAWTLQSGPRDGNKQVLICCDNQEAKRAVAEIAHALGFTPADMGSLFSAREIENIPLRLLPAWKIPVFLALGLFLCFYTYNFIRQVLHPYIWDKKNKFYKIPVEVVNTTLPCVAYVMLSLVYLPGTLAAIFQLYHCTKYRRFPDWLDQWLQHRKQIGLLSFFCAALHALYSFCLPMRQSHRYLLLNEAVKQVEKRADAWVEEEVWRKEIYISFGIMALGLLSLLAITSLPSISNSLNWREFSFIQARNVSSRQNSLLSFRDGLSSTMHNRIMVRERETDLHRILVLYGKMNWIFNEDCSCLNSLIHNSYLPILDII from the exons ATGCCAGGAGGCGACATGGCAAAACCACTCCTGGGATGCCCAAATGCGGACAGTGACCCAAACCTTGCCtcagctcccagcagcaggacaATTGGCATTCTGGGAAGTGGTGACTTTGCACGCTCCCTCTCTATGCGCCTGGTGTCCTCAGGTTTCAAAGTGGTGGTTGGAAGCCGGAACCCAAAGCGCAACGCTAGCCTCTTCCCTTCAGCAGCTGAAGTCATATTCCAGGCAGATGCTATAAAGAAGTCAGATATTCTCTTTGTGGCGCTTTTCAGAGAACACTACACCACGCTCTGTGACCTCAGTGATGAGCTATCTGGCAAAATACTGGTGGATGTGAGCAACAATGCCGAAATAAACCATCACAGAGAATCAAACGCTGAGTACTTGGCATCActtttcccagcatgcactgtTGTCAAAGGATTTAATGTTATCTCAGCATGGACGTTGCAGTCAGGCCCGAGGGATGGGAATAAGCAG GTCCTCATTTGCTGCGACAACCAAGAAGCCAAAAGGGCTGTTGCCGAAATTGCTCACGCCCTGGGCTTCACCCCTGCGGACATGGGCTCCTTGTTCTCAGCCCGCGAGATAGAGAATATTCCCTTGCGCCTCCTCCCTGCCTGGAAGATCCCCGTCTTCTTGGCCCTGggcctcttcctctgcttctACACCTACAACTTTATCCGGCAGGTTTTGCACCCTtacatttgggacaaaaagaacaagTTCTACAAGATTCCCGTGGAGGTGGTCAACACCACGCTGCCTTGCGTCGCCTACGTCATGCTGTCCCTGGTCTACCTGCCCGGAACACTGGCGGCCATCTTCCAACTGTACCACTGCACAAAGTACAGGCGTTTCCCTGACTGGCTGGACCAGTGGCTGCAGCACAGGAAGCAGATTGGCCTGCTGAGTTTCTTCTGCGCAGCCTTGCATGCCTTGTACAGTTTCTGCCTCCCCATGCGGCAGTCCCATCGTTACCTGTTGCTCAACGAGGCTGTCAAGCAG GTGGAGAAGAGGGCAGATGCCTGGGTAGAGGAGGAAGTCTGGAGGAAGGAGATTTACATCTCTTTTGGCATCATGGCCCTGGGTTTACTGTCCCTGCTTGCCATAACTTCGCTTCCTTCTATCTCCAACTCTCTCAACTGGAGGGAATTTAGTTTCATTCAG GCAAGAAATGTTTCCTCCAGACAAAATAGCCTGCTCTCTTTCAGAGATGGCCTCAGTTCAACCATGCATAATAGGATAATGGTGCGTGAGAGAGAAACTGACTTGCACAGGATTCTGGTGCTATATGGCAAAATGAACTGGATTTTTAATGAGGACTGTTCTTGTTTAAATAGCCTAATCCATAACTCATACTTACCGATATTAGATATTATTTAA